The region GACACAATGAAACTGTCAGTCTCACAGGTCTCAGGGCAGAGCACCATCCAGCCCCAGCCTTGCCCTCCCAGACCATCTTCCTACATCAAAGGTTAAGATGTGACCATGGGGATGTCTCCATCCTGAGGGCTCATAGCAGGAGAAACAAACAGCAGGCAGGGTCAGGATCTCCAAGTATGGGTCTCAAGATGGGCCTGTAtgctcctcccctcctttcagGGTTCTTCCTGGCTCCTCCTTGCTGCCCATCTCCAGGCCTTTGGGCCTTTCTCCTTTCTACCACACAGGACTCAGACTAAAGCTGTGTCCCAGATACACAGAGTGATGAAAGTCTACATCTGGAGACCAAATGGGTGGATacagtttctttctcttcaagTTGCAGCATGCTAGATAACTGGATAATCTGTGAAACACTGCTGTGCCTCAGCTTCTTCCTTTTGAATTGAGGGTGGTGGTGTcacttttaggtttatttatttattatgaatacagtgttttgcctgcatgtacacctgcacgccagaagaggacacaccatgtagatgctggaaattgaactcaggacctttggaagagcagccagtgctcttaacctctgagccatctttccaggccccttGAGGGTGTCTTTCAAAGTGCCGGTCTCATAGGACTGTTGTGAACCAGATAACGGTGGCAAGCAGTGAGAGCTGCCTGGTAGAGGTGCTCTGTAGCTGTGAGATCTTCCTTTTAGGAAACTCCCACTCCTCCCTGAGCCCCTTGGCTAAGTCATTCCCAGCTGAGATCAGCTGGGGCCTGAATGTCCCTGTCAGAGGCCCCAGTGGGAGGTTCTAATAACACTCCTGGGCCCCTGGGGACCTTGTGGCTTCCGGTCCAGCTACCTAACACCCCACGGGGTGAGCAGGGGCTGGCCTGAGACTGCCTTTCAGATTCCTTCACCATTAGCCCAGGCCCAGACTGCTGTCCCTAGCTCTTGTCTCTACCCAGAGTTCAGGCTGCTTGTGGCCTGGGAACCCCTTGAGGGACTCGACTAACAGGTCGCCTAACTGTGACCTCTCCTCCTCTTTGGAGAGACAGATTGAGGGCTGCATATTGAGGTTGAaggctgcacacacacaatgaaggATCACTGGGGGAAAAGGGATCATGGCCTTCTATTCTAGGTATACCTAGGGGGACATTCATCAAGCTCAGGGCCCCTGGGGATGGCCCTCCCAAAGTTTGTCTTCCATTCCACCATGACACCTGTGACTGAAAATTCCCCGGATTTCCCCTCACAATACTCTCTCCTGCACTTTTGAGCTTTAACCTATAACCCTCCTTTACTTGTCGTTTGTGTTCACAACTGTCCCTTAGCAACCAGCAGAGTGTCAACACTTGAGGACAGGAGTGAGTCCTTTTCATTCTTACTTTCTACACCCACATGTTTGCATCTGGCAGGTGCTTAGACTAGATTCATTGAGTAGGACAGAGTCAAAATTTTTTCCCCCCCTGTATAGTTACACTTTTCCAGAGAGTCTGCTCCACCGCCTCTTGGAACGTGTTCAAGGTTCCAGTGGCTAAAAATACCGTCCCAAAGCTGTTGAAGGCCTCTTCCATGTAAGGAGCCGAGTTGAGACTCCTGAAGCTGAGAGTTTATGTCCGGCAGGGGGCGCGCTAACCCACACGGCTCCTGATGCCTTTTTTAAGATGGAAGAATTCTCTTCCCTTGCTCCTATTGTCTATGGCTTAGGCTCCCTTGCTCGCAGAAATGCCCTCAGCAGTCCAGCATCCAGATTCGATGCTAGAAGCAAATCAgcatctcagcactgaggacatTCCTCCAGGGCTTGCTGAGTTCAGAACCTGCAGGTTTGGATTCCAGTGTTGCGCAGACTCTGGGTCAGTTTTCTGGGTCCCTGCAAGAAAAAAGCCGGGTGTcacggcgcatgcctttaactccagcactcaggaggcagaggcaggcggatcactgtgagttcgaagccagcctggtctacaaagtgagtccagaacagccaaagctacacagagaaaccctgtctcaaaacaaaacaaaacaaaaaacaaacaaaaaagaatagctgaaaacaaaacatgagaaACATGTAAAATTATTTGGATTGTGGATGAGGAGTCAGCTTCACCTGGTTCCTCCTCAGTCTCTAGCAGCCCCTGGGACAAGGTCAACTGCTTCAATGCTCTGCACCTGTGGTCCCTATCTGAGGATCAGCGCTAAGAACAAGTGTCTCACAGGGTTGGTAACCATCCGCTGGGACAGTAAATACAGCTTTCTTGCCACAGGGCCTAACACAGTAAGCATTCTGTCGCCAACCACATGGGTCACGTGCCCCTGGCCTCTAAAACGGTACCAACATTTAATAAACATTCATTGTCTGCCTGCTGCACGAAATACTTTTACAGATGAAGTCATCAGGCGCTGAACGTTAGGCAGCCCCTCCTCCATGCCCAACTAAGGAGTAGTGGAGCAATAGCAGGCTTGATTCCAAGGCTAAGCTGCCTTGTAAATGCTTATGAATTTAACCATTCATAATACGCATTTGGAGCTTTCTTGAGGAGTGTATACAGGCTGGGGTGGCAGTGACAGGCCAAAGCGTTTTTCTTCAAAGGGGAGCCAGGCTGCTGGAGAAGGGACCTGCTGTGCCAGGCGAAGGGACAGCGAGTTAAgagccaggagaggaaggaggacgCTCTGTAGAGCAGATTAGCTGGAGTCTGATGCAGGCATCGTCCTGTAGGCAGAAGAGGCTTAGCTCAGTGTGTTAGGatttcccattgctgtgaagagacaccattaccaCAGCAacacttagaaaagaaaatatttaatccgggctggcttacagtttcagaggctttgtTCATTATCATCACAGTGAGAAGCATGGccgcatgcagacagacatggtgctggagatggagctgagagcCCTATGTCTGGATcaacaggcagcagaaagagactgtgtctcaCATGGGCCATAGCTTCAGCATATAAGGCCtcaaagtgggctggagagatggctcagaggttaagagcactgactgctcttccaaaggttctaagttcagttcccagcaatcacatgatggctcacatccatctgtaatgaaatctggtattctctgctggcctgcaggagtacatgcaaacaaaaatcctgtatatacaataataattaaaaaaaaaaaaaaagaccttaaagctggcttccaacaaagccacacctcctaatagtaacACTCCCTGCGGATCCAAGCAATGAGTGCATGGGGGGGTtgtacctattcaaaccacacaTTTAGGTCCAGTCCTGTTTCTGTAGCCACTTGGCAAACAACTCCATTTTTATGTACTGAGGGTCTCCTATATGCCAGGCCAAGGCAAAGATGGATAATCCAGGATAGACCATGCTTTATGTTGTGGTAGAGTCTGCAGAACTCGTGCAGAGGCATGGTTCAAATGGAGGCCTAGACAAGGAAATAATTGTCAGTGTGGGAAGTTGGACCTAAAACCAGTAGTGTTTAAACTGTGTAGTAGTGTCTGCCAGCTGAGGATGGTATGGAAAATGAAGGGCATTCTGGGTTTATGCGGAAAACTTGCAAGAAGTGACAGAGTTTGGGCatgggtggaggaaggaaggagggaagaagaagaaaaaaaaaacagcaagaaatTGCACGTTGGTTGGGGACAGGTTATGCAATATGCCACATTGACAAGAGCCAGGGCTGTTTCAAAACACTGTTGCTGGAGCACAAACCTTGGCTCGTTGGTACAGGGTCGGGGTCGGGCTGGGGGTGTGAGAAGAGAAACCAGCAGCTGTCACTTGTTTCCTGGTCTGAACCCCTCAAGGCTTTAGGAAAGTGAAGGAAATGGATGTTCTCAATCTCCTGTGTCGTTGCAGGCTTACATGAGAATACACATCAGGGTGGCTCCTTGCCATCTGGATGAATAGTTGAGCACGCAGAACATGATGTCTCTTAGACCTAGGCCTGTGTCCTGGCCATGTTAGGTGGCTGCATATTTTTAATCTAAGCAAGACACAAAGATTTGGCCAGGAAGGAACGGCAGAGAGTGTTCGGCATTGCCACGCTCTGTGCGTTGTGGGGGAGGCAGCTGGGCCTCCAGCGAGCGATGGTTTCGTGTTTTGACCAAAAGAATTTCATGGCAAGACAGTCTGAAGTTAGCTTTGGACAGGATAAGTTTGTGGTGGGCAAGTGCAGGGTAGTGAGGGTGTCCCAGTGAGAACACCTGTCAGATCAGGCCTCCTGCTCACTCGTGGCTCCCAGATGTGCCAGGAGACCTCTAGGGGAGACGATGACTGAAGAGGGGGGTGTTAATCAAGAGGGTCGAGCCATACATAGTCTGGGAGAAGGCTCTTGTAGACAGCTTTCTTCTTGAAGATCTGCCAGGCCTGGGAGGCAGGGCACCAGATATGGCCAACTTGGCCCAGCAGCGCAGGCAGCCAGCACAGAAGGCCTGCCAAGGGCTAGGGGGTGCGGGCATTCAGCCCTGGCCGAAGGATGAAGGAATGGGAGCggaggagaaaggagggtggtggtggtggtggtagccaGTGTGGAGGGCGCGATGGCAGGAGGGCGGGAGGCGTGAGCAGGGGAGGAGACCGAGGAAGGGGACGGCCAAAGAGCGGGTAGGAgggctggagaaagagaagagaaggaggaggggtggCGAGTAGCAGCGCTGAAGACTCAAGAGTACAGGGAGGAGCGCAGGCCTCAGAGGGAGTAGCGGGAGCAGTGGGCCCGGGCCGCCCCCGCGAGCAAGGCGCCACCATTCCGCTGCTCggggcgccgccgccgccgccgccgcgtcCGGGGGCCATGCTCCCGCCGCCCCCGCGCCAGCCGCCGCCCCAGGCGCGCTCGGCCCGCGGATCCCTGCGCCTGCAGCGGGCCTTCCTGCGGGGCCCTCTGGGCGTGCTgcggctgctgcagctgctggcgGGAGCCGCCTTCTGGATCACCATCGCTACCAGCAAGTACCAGGGCCCAGTGCACTTCGCGCTCTTCGTGTCGGTGCTCTTCTGGCTGCTCACCCTGGGGCTCTACTTCATCACGCTGCTGGGCAAGCAGGAGCTGGTGCCGGTGTTGGGCTCGCGCTGGCTCGTGGTCAACGTGGCGCACGACCTGCTGGCGGCCGCTCTCTACGGGGCCGCGACGGGCATCATGATCGACCAGACTCAGAAGCGCAGCTACTGCAACCTCAAGAGCTACCGCCTGCCCTGCGCCTATCATGCCTTTCTGGCGGCCTCTGTCTGCGGCGGCCTCTGCCTCGGCCTTTACCTGCTCTCGGCACTCTACGGCTGCTGCCGTCGCTACCAGGGCAAGGAGGAGGTGGTGTGATGCCGCCCGTTCCACCGCGGCCCAGATAGGTGCGCGGATCCCTCCCGGGCCCTTTCTGCTGCCACCCCGTGCCCGTGCGCCCCAGCACCCTCTCCCTGCCTGTGTTTCCTCTGCCCGCGCCCTGGATCCCCGACGTTCAGTTCCCGTCTGACTGCGGCACCGCAGCTCAGTCTAGATATCAGCTTCCAGGGACCTGCGCTGCTATCCGAGGCACACACCCGGATGGGCCGCTTCAAGCGAAGCCTGGAAGTCTCTTTCTCCATTCCCGGTTGAGAGCTAGACGTGGCCCGGCGCCGCCGCGTAGATCCGGGGGAGGCTCCCAAATTGGAACCAGTCTTTGGGCTGCtccactgcctcctccctccGGCCCTGCTGTCGGAAGAGCATCCtttccctgccccctcttccagCCTGGGGTGGTGTAGAATGCAGCCAGGCAGCTGCAAGTGGAGCTTGAGACAGGCCTTAGCGGGTGCTGGAATGAATGACGTGTTTAGTTGTAGTTTGATCTCTCCCTGGGCAGCCCTGTGTCGTCGAAGCCTCTAGGTGGGGCCAGCTACTTGAGTGGTGGATAGCAAAGGTCTGCTGGCTGCCCCTTACTAAAACGACGACTCCTGTCTTCTCTCCGCCTTTATCTTTGGCAAACTGGGCCAAATAGTCTAACTTCTCTGGCTTCAAAGATGTCACTCACCAGCTTCTGCAATACCTCACCTTTAAATATGTTTGCATTGGGGAATCCCACGTGACTAACTTAACAGCGATTGTTAAGGTATAGCCCATCCCTTTGGGGACCCACGTGTCTCTGCTCTTCCGGAGCAGCCCATTTACGATTAGAACCGCACTCCTTCCTGTACAGCAGTGGATTATCTAGGGAGCCATTCAGGTGGCACCTCCAAAAGAAGATTTGGGTCTGCAAATGGTGCTGTCTTCCAGTGCGGATTCATAGTTCACAGTAGCATAAAGAGGTCTCTCTGAGAAGACTCTCCGCctcgccctcccccacccccaacgcAAGTACCACGCCCACACATGGTAATTTAGTTCACTGGACTAAAAAACAGGACCTAAGCCACTCCCATGTCTAGATTGCCCCGTGCTGTCCAGGTTATTCCCACAGGTTGACCCATTGAAGATCGAAAgctccttcccccccacccccaccccgggaaTTTCTCTAACTGGGGTCCACCCAATGACAAAGGAGCTGGATGCCCCTCACCAGCCAGACCTGGGAATTGTTGAATAATTCGTTCACATTATTGGAAACATGGAGCTAAGGAACGCAGGTGATCACCCAGTCAAAAGGACAGCCGCTTGTAAGAGATCCTGGCACTGACTCTGAGCAGCTAGTGGGGTGAGCTCTGTCCCCAAATTGAGAACTGTCTGAACCTGGGGTGGACAGCTGGTGCTACCTCTAAGGTAAGGCACTTTGGATAACCGGGAAGTGATGTAGACCTTTGAGTAGAAAAAACGGTGCCacctcctcttccaaaatgaaagcGATCTTATTGACAGAGACTGGGAGGGTGACAGACAGTGGTGACCACAATGGCCATAGACATTGTGACAATCCACTGTTTTTACTAGCTCAAGCTCAGCTTTCTCTGGAAACACAGTTACATAGGACACTGCGTGTTAGGGTTGttagggatagaacccagggctcttGTCGTGTGGAGGAAGCATCTGTCCCAGAgccactccccagcccctgcaAGTGCATTTTCCAAGCTGTGGAGGTGTGGGGAAGGAGGTGGTTGGAGTGGAGTGTAAATTTTATGTAGCACTTCCGATAGCCCCACTGTGTGGGTGTACTGCTTGAATGCACGCATTCTCTGCACAGTACTGTGAGATCAGGGCTCCAAGTCTCCTTGGTAATGAGTGGTggaggttgactttgaactctgaGATGGTCCAGCTTCTTCAATACTGGGCAATATTATGTGTAGTAAAGGTCAATACATATTTGATATggctaatatttttttctaagctaTAGCTTGGTGGTAGGATAATGCACAGTAAATATGAGGCCCTTGGTTCAGGATGGAgaatcagaaatatttttttctaaattggttaaaaaaaaaaaatttcatgacctaaaatttacccttGTAACCAGCCCTAAGGGCAGTTTGGTGGCAGCGAGGATAAGTCACACAGCACAGCCACCACCACAATGTACCTCCAGAACGGTTTCCATCTTGCAAAACAGAAAGTCTGTATCCACTAGGATTATGGGAATTTGAGCTGGGTTTGCTGGTACAGGCATGTAATCCTAGAGTGTTGGAGGTTTGGGAGGGTACATTATGAGTTCAGGgacagtctggactacatagtgagttccaggctagccccaGGCACATAATAAGACCCTAtcctccaaagaaacaaaacaaaacaaaaaaaagtttgtggGGGATTTTTGTTGggctttgttgttggttttggtctccttcccccctccatccccacccctagAAATCTCAAAACATAAGAACATGGCCTTCATTGTCTTGAGCTAGCTCTGCTGCAAGCTCCACAAAGGATGGCTGGGAAGAAGAGCTAgtgagctccctccctcccagctgagGCATTAGCAGTCTGTGCCACGGTGGGCTTTGCTGGGGCACCTTGAGAGCCAGTGACTTCCATTCTTATGTTTCAGGTTCTTGTGTTGCTGATGTCCCAAAGATGCCCTGAGTGGTCAAACTGCCCCAGCCACGCCTGGTTGGCTGCAAGGGTCTGCCTGGGGCCAGCAGAAAGCTTGGGGAGTCTTCGAAGCTGGGGACCAGTGGGAAGAAGCAGCAGTCTTTTCTGTACACTCTCCGGTGGAAGCCCCATGGTGGGGAAAACTGATTTCCTCCTTGATGCTAGAAGATTCCCAAGCTCCTGTGTTAAAATTTGGGGCACAAGATTCTGGACACTTGAGACTGAGCTCTTCCCATCTCCCGCTCCCCAAATGGCAGCCTCTGTGCCAGCACCTATTCTTTAcctgtttgtccttttttttagATCACCGTCTAAGCTCAGGTCTAGTCCCCTCAGGATCTCCTCAGCCCCAGTGCTCTGTCTGGATCTGTGGCCAGGAGCCCTTACTCAGGAGCACACATCTTGGCCTTTCCAGTGCCTCATATACCCTGATGTGCCTGTAGCATTCCAGATCTCATTAGCTCCACCTGGTGTGCCTTCCAGCTTGGCTTCTAGCAGCTTGGCGGGTCCCTCTGTCTATCAAATGCGGGAAGCACAGACAAGAAAGACTGTTCTGCGCCCACCTTTCCTCAAAGGCCATAGAATGATCACCTGATGCTGCCCAGAGCAACTTGAAACTGATCGTAGTCACCCTGGTTTACCTCCCTGACAGCAGGATTGGGGCCAGGCCAGGACTACCCAGACAGCTCCCAACCATAAGTCTGGGGCCTCTTGTGGGCCTAGGAAACAATTTCTACAGTGTGTACAAAGGTCAAGCAGGGGTGGGTTTTGGTATAGGGAGGGTGGTTAGAGAGGGGCTGCCATGTGCCTTATCCAGTAGTGTAGTCATGGTTACCCCAGAATGCTTTTTGGAATAAAGTTTGGTTTGTCTAATCTTGTGTTTGTGTCTCACATACTGGTCCTCTGTGGTAATCAGTGTTCAGCTAGGTTCCCCCAGCAACCCACCCTTGCCTTctaggagggaaggaaa is a window of Acomys russatus chromosome 5, mAcoRus1.1, whole genome shotgun sequence DNA encoding:
- the Marveld1 gene encoding MARVEL domain-containing protein 1 — protein: MLPPPPRQPPPQARSARGSLRLQRAFLRGPLGVLRLLQLLAGAAFWITIATSKYQGPVHFALFVSVLFWLLTLGLYFITLLGKQELVPVLGSRWLVVNVAHDLLAAALYGAATGIMIDQTQKRSYCNLKSYRLPCAYHAFLAASVCGGLCLGLYLLSALYGCCRRYQGKEEVV